One Gossypium hirsutum isolate 1008001.06 chromosome A11, Gossypium_hirsutum_v2.1, whole genome shotgun sequence genomic window carries:
- the LOC121210137 gene encoding uncharacterized protein: MSGSRKRGSKWNSKEEQQYSLENVRDKGWSAKGSAPFHDRESEHGYFSAEVGRKDKWSVVGVSDMMKSKHGMPSRESLHGSRGGEKDDNNDFVKNWKTSTPWDGDETYSMKMSPGLDDWRLKKRHSSPKGDWNGSHRSRSWSRSRSISRSRSPVRSVRWQSGLHERTRNRSGVSTQLCKDFMAGRCRRGSQCHFLHQDIQSREDGWIIDKRELVFQNILLTMIVKITLLRVEGLLIAALII; the protein is encoded by the exons ATGAGTGGAAGCAGAAAACGTGGTTCTAAGTGGAATTCAAAAGAGGAACAACAATATTCTCTTGAAAATGTACGAGATAAAGGTTGGTCTGCGAAAGGCAGTGCGCCTTTTCATGATAGAGAATCAGAACATGGATATTTCTCTGCAGAGGTTGGTAGGAAGGACAAGTGGTCTGTTGTCGGAGTCAGTGACATGATGAAATCTAAGCATGGAATGCCTTCAAGGGAATCTTTACATGGAAGCAGAGGTGGCGAAAAGGATGATAACAATGACTTTGTTAAAAATTGGAAAACTTCAACTCCATGGGATGGGGATGAGACTTACAGCATGAAAATGTCACCTGGTCTTGATGATTGGAGGCTTAAAAAACGCCACAGTTCTCCTAAAGGTGATTGGAATGGGTCTCACAGG AGTAGGAGCTGGAGCAGAAGTCGAAGTATAAGCAGGAGCCGGAGTCCAGTTCGTAGCGTTCGGTGGCAATCAGGATTACATGAGAGAACCAGAAACAGATCTGGAGTGTCAACTCAATTATGTAAAGATTTTATGGCTGGTAGATGCAGGAGAGGCAGTCAGTGTCACTTTCTTCACCAAGATATTCAAAGTCGTGAGGATGGTTGGATAATAGACAAAAGAGAGCTGGTGTTTCAAAATATATTACTCACGATGATTGTAAAGATTACCTTGTTAAGAGTGGAAGGTCTACTGATTGCTGCACTGATTATCTGA
- the LOC121210136 gene encoding zinc finger CCCH domain-containing protein 38 isoform X2, with the protein MQHNYDVSGKNIEADVQYKKVDIDKDEQTPRKIENSGVNIGVSEPKGAEESLGDMEMSPEWNYKIQSSIKKELSHGSKPALVETLLHSQERNITKAASDQVHDGLAALPMLTEKSNVHQDHLMRCSSGVALPCVSNALNTGSNSHIVLNFSINNTPLPSFDQPGPSPSTLPCSNINAVGQSQVTIPSNEVTMEDAQNGLLFQEEKRSNELNIGDANVLHGNSGSKSTQTMVTSIANSGGHIEPDSMPNLQPDQDITFPKQYDPISDSIEPAKKQGTDTKPLGFSIQPVAEKNTDGQSELSAYKLLPSSLLCSNNDDDYHNDLSSKREPDFDSHKPNQLEPVASSEAKKKNEGVEETKKAEGENGPSESGDADDKTDEAKKNKDSKGIRAFKFALVEFVKDLLKPTWKEGQIGKEAYKNIVKKVVDKVIATVQGTNIPQTPEKIDQYLSFSKPKLSKLVQAYVEKFQKS; encoded by the exons ATGCAGCACAACTATGATGTCAGTGGAAAGAACATTGAGGCTGATGTGCAGTATAAAAAAGTTGATATTGACAAGGATGAACAAACTCCGAGGAAGATAGAAAATTCTGGTGTTAATATTGGCGTATCTGAACCAAAAGGTGCTGAAGAGTCGCTTGGTGATATGGAAATGTCCCCTGAGTGGAATTACAAGATACAGTCTTCTATTAAAAAGGAACTCTCTCATGGTTCAAAACCAGCTCTTGTCGAAACACTTTTACATTCTCAAGAAAGGAATATAACTAAAGCGGCCTCAGATCAGGTACATGATGGGCTTGCAGCTTTGCCAATGTTAACTGAGAAATCTAATGTTCACCAGGACCACCTGATGAGGTGCAGCAGTGGTGTAGCACTGCCATGTGTCAGCAATGCTCTTAACACAGGTTCCAATTCACACATTGTTCTAAATTTTTCTATCAACAACACGCCGTTGCCAAGCTTTGACCAGCCTGGGCCAAGTCCTAGTACTTTACCTTGTTCAAACATAAATGCAGTTGGACAAAGTCAAGTGACAATCCCTTCTAATGAAGTGACTATGGAAGATGCCCAAAACGGCCTGCTGTTTCAAGAGGAGAAAAGAAGCAATGAACTAAATATTGGGGATGCAAATGTATTACATGGTAATTCTGGGTCTAAGTCAACTCAGACTATG GTGACTTCTATTGCAAACTCTGGAGGTCATATTGAGCCAGATTCCATGCCAAATCTACAGCCAGATCAAGACATTACTTTCCCAAAACAATATGACCCTATATCTGATAGTATTGAGCCTGCCAAGAAGCAGGGCACAGATACAAAGCCTTTGGGGTTTTCAATACAGCCTGTTGCGGAGAAAAAtactgatggccaatctgaactATCGGCTTATAAGTTGTTACCTTCATCTCTTTTGTGtagtaataatgatgatgattatCATAATGATCTCAGTTCCAAAAGAGAGCCTGATTTTGATAGCCATAAGCCAAATCAGCTGGAGCCTGTTGCAAGTTCCGAggcaaagaagaaaaatgaaggagTTGAGGAAACCAAGAAAGCTGAAGGGGAGAATGGCCCATCAGAGAGTGGAGATGCTGATGACAAGACTGATGAGGCCAAGAAGAACAAGGATAGTAAGGGAATTCGTGCATTTAAATTTGCACTCGTTGAGTTTGTCAAGGATCTCCTCAAACCGACATGGAAGGAAGGTCAAATTGGCAAAGAGGCTTACAAAAACATTGTGAAGAAGGTTGTTGACAAAGTGATTGCTACAGTTCAAGGGACTAATATTCCGCAAACACCTGAAAAAATTGATCAATATCtgtcattttcaaaaccaaagcTTAGCAAACTTGTACAG GCATATGTGGAAAAGTTTCAGAAGAGCTGA
- the LOC121210136 gene encoding zinc finger CCCH domain-containing protein 38 isoform X1, translating to MQHNYDVSGKNIEADVQYKKVDIDKDEQTPRKIENSGVNIGVSEPKGAEESLGDMEMSPEWNYKIQSSIKKELSHGSKPALVETLLHSQERNITKAASDQVHDGLAALPMLTEKSNVHQDHLMRCSSGVALPCVSNALNTGSNSHIVLNFSINNTPLPSFDQPGPSPSTLPCSNINAVGQSQVTIPSNEVTMEDAQNGLLFQEEKRSNELNIGDANVLHGNSGSKSTQTMVSNEQLTQLTNLSASLAQLFGKGQQLPLLHAALNAHNGMQVTSIANSGGHIEPDSMPNLQPDQDITFPKQYDPISDSIEPAKKQGTDTKPLGFSIQPVAEKNTDGQSELSAYKLLPSSLLCSNNDDDYHNDLSSKREPDFDSHKPNQLEPVASSEAKKKNEGVEETKKAEGENGPSESGDADDKTDEAKKNKDSKGIRAFKFALVEFVKDLLKPTWKEGQIGKEAYKNIVKKVVDKVIATVQGTNIPQTPEKIDQYLSFSKPKLSKLVQAYVEKFQKS from the exons ATGCAGCACAACTATGATGTCAGTGGAAAGAACATTGAGGCTGATGTGCAGTATAAAAAAGTTGATATTGACAAGGATGAACAAACTCCGAGGAAGATAGAAAATTCTGGTGTTAATATTGGCGTATCTGAACCAAAAGGTGCTGAAGAGTCGCTTGGTGATATGGAAATGTCCCCTGAGTGGAATTACAAGATACAGTCTTCTATTAAAAAGGAACTCTCTCATGGTTCAAAACCAGCTCTTGTCGAAACACTTTTACATTCTCAAGAAAGGAATATAACTAAAGCGGCCTCAGATCAGGTACATGATGGGCTTGCAGCTTTGCCAATGTTAACTGAGAAATCTAATGTTCACCAGGACCACCTGATGAGGTGCAGCAGTGGTGTAGCACTGCCATGTGTCAGCAATGCTCTTAACACAGGTTCCAATTCACACATTGTTCTAAATTTTTCTATCAACAACACGCCGTTGCCAAGCTTTGACCAGCCTGGGCCAAGTCCTAGTACTTTACCTTGTTCAAACATAAATGCAGTTGGACAAAGTCAAGTGACAATCCCTTCTAATGAAGTGACTATGGAAGATGCCCAAAACGGCCTGCTGTTTCAAGAGGAGAAAAGAAGCAATGAACTAAATATTGGGGATGCAAATGTATTACATGGTAATTCTGGGTCTAAGTCAACTCAGACTATGGTAAGCAATGAGCAGCTCACCCAACTTACCAATCTTTCAGCCTCTCTAGCTCAGTTGTTTGGAAAGGGGCAGCAACTTCCATTACTTCATGCTGCTCTTAATGCCCATAATGGAATGCAGGTGACTTCTATTGCAAACTCTGGAGGTCATATTGAGCCAGATTCCATGCCAAATCTACAGCCAGATCAAGACATTACTTTCCCAAAACAATATGACCCTATATCTGATAGTATTGAGCCTGCCAAGAAGCAGGGCACAGATACAAAGCCTTTGGGGTTTTCAATACAGCCTGTTGCGGAGAAAAAtactgatggccaatctgaactATCGGCTTATAAGTTGTTACCTTCATCTCTTTTGTGtagtaataatgatgatgattatCATAATGATCTCAGTTCCAAAAGAGAGCCTGATTTTGATAGCCATAAGCCAAATCAGCTGGAGCCTGTTGCAAGTTCCGAggcaaagaagaaaaatgaaggagTTGAGGAAACCAAGAAAGCTGAAGGGGAGAATGGCCCATCAGAGAGTGGAGATGCTGATGACAAGACTGATGAGGCCAAGAAGAACAAGGATAGTAAGGGAATTCGTGCATTTAAATTTGCACTCGTTGAGTTTGTCAAGGATCTCCTCAAACCGACATGGAAGGAAGGTCAAATTGGCAAAGAGGCTTACAAAAACATTGTGAAGAAGGTTGTTGACAAAGTGATTGCTACAGTTCAAGGGACTAATATTCCGCAAACACCTGAAAAAATTGATCAATATCtgtcattttcaaaaccaaagcTTAGCAAACTTGTACAG GCATATGTGGAAAAGTTTCAGAAGAGCTGA